GTTGTCCAACAACTGAGCGGCGATCCGCGGCGCGGTCAGACTGATCGAGTCGAAGACTCCTTCCGCGATGACTGGGCGGACGAACCGCATCATATAGTACTGGGCGGTCTCCAGGGTCAGGAATACTGGCTCACGGGTCGGATCAAAGCCAGCTGGCTCCGCTACCAGTGGCCAGAAGCGCTCCAGGTTACGGCGGGCAATGCCGCTGAGCGTCACAACCGTGACATCACCCGGAACACGGGCATGGCGGTAGGCCGCCAGTTGATACGGGCGACCCAGCAAACGCTGAGGTACCAGGATCAGCACACTGTCAGGGGAAACACCGCTCTGGAGAAGGCTCTGAAGATGCTGAATGGCGAGCGTAGTCTTGCCCGTCCCAGCTGGCCCTTCCAGAAAGACACGGGATGGTTGTTGCTGCACGCGACTCACTTATCTCCTTTGTCGCCGCCGGCGATCGCCAGTATTACTTTCGCTCAGACGTTCTACTATTGTAGAAGATTGACCGGATTTGCACAACAACAAACAGCGGGCTGTGCTGGCCAGCCCGCTGTCGAAGTCACGTTTGTCCCCGGGTATATCAGTCCACGATGGGGATGTAGAACACCTGGTTGATGAAGATGTAGCGCGGATTGGCGATGATGTCCTGGTTGGCGTACCAGATCTCAATCCACCTGGTACCCCGGCCATATGCCTTGTACGCAAGATCCCACAGGGTGTCTCCTGGCACTACCACATACGGCCGGCCGGGGTTCGGGATGGCCGACGGCCCGGTTGGGGTAGGGGTATTGCTGGGCGTGAGCGTGTTGGTAGGCGTATTGGTCGGCGTGCTTGTGGGCGTAGCCGTGGCCGTTGGTGTGAAGGTGGGTGTATTGGTCGGCGTAGCTGTTGCTGTCGCTGTGGCCGTGTTCGTGGGCGTAGGAGTGTCAGTAGGCGTTGATGTTGGAGTCGCCGTCGGAACGGGAGTATCCGATGGCCGCAGTGTTGGTGTACTGGTAGGCAGCGGCACGGGCGTGCTGGTAATCGGAATTGGAGTAGACGTTGTCGAGAGTGTAGGCTCTGCAGATGGCGTTACTGTATTGGTGGACGCGATAACCATCTCAGTAGGAGGCACAGGCGTAGCGCTGGGCGACGCGGGCGTGCGCGTTGGCGGCACAGGTGTGCGCGTTGGCAATTCAGGTGTGTCACTGGGCTTGACCGGTGTACTGCTCGGCGGAAGCGGCGTATTGCTTGGTGGAAGAGGTGTTGCAGTGGGTCGTGGTGTTCGGGTTGCCTCAACCGCTGTCGCTGTCGGTGGGAGCGGTGTATTGCTGGGTGGAACAGGGGTATTGGTTGCAGGCACAGATGTAGCCGTTGGCACAGGGGTATCTGATGGGATGAGTGGCGTCGCGCTTGGCTCCACCGGGGTTGGCGGCTGCTCCGTGGCAGTTGGCACCATGGCTACCACTGCAGGAGTGACCGTCTGCGTCGGTGGCACAGGCGTCTCCGTGGGCGAGGCAACCGGCGTCGATGTCTCTTCAACCACCGTTGGTTCTGGGGTAGCAGTCTCAGCAGGTGGTTGGGTAGGCATCTCTGTCGATACCTCAGCGGGCGTTTCTGTAGGGACCTCAGGCGGGATGGTCGGCACTTCGGTCTCGCCAAGTAGATCGGAGACAACAGTTGGCGTAGCCTGTGGCAGGACAGGAGGATTGTTAGTGAGAGCGTACACGACGAGGCAGACGGCAGCAAGCACGATGATAAGAGCCAGGATCAGCAGTCCACGGTTGGACTGCCTGTCCTGTTGTGAGGATGAACCCTGGGCCATGGGTTGGTTACCCCCTGTTGGAGCGAGATCAGCAAACGGAAGCATCCGTATAGGAGCAGTACGGCAAGCATAGCATCACACTTCTAAAGATGCAACGCACCTCCGAAAAATGGTAGTGTATCTTTCGCGGTTGAAATAGAAAAAGACGCGAAACGAGGTTAAGGTTTTGTTTGGACCCAAAACGAAACCAAGGATCGCGTCATGACAAGCATAGAAAAGACACTCACAAATTTCAACAGCTTCCTCACGGAGTTACAAGCGGCGTTAGCCGGGGAAGTGCAGCGACGCATCAATGCCCAACTGGAAGACGAGGTCGAGGCGTGGTTACATCGCGGGTATTATGAACGCCGAGCCAAAGTTGGGGCACGGCAAGGGGGAGCACAATGCCTGCGCTGTGGAACCCGCCAGGCGCGGCGGTTTTCGCGTAATGGGCATCGCTACCGGCAACTGGTGACGAGCTTCGGCGTGCTTGATATTGGGGTGCCGCGAGTGATCTGTGCATGTGGCGGCAGTGTGAGGATACCGTTTTCCATGCTGGAACCGGGTCAACGGCTCTGGGGCGATGTGGTGGAACAAATCGGGCGTTGGGCGGACCTGGGGGTGAGTTTGCGCCAAATGCAAGGGGCAATCGGCGCGCAACTGGGAACCCAGGTAGGGCTGCGTAAACTGAATGAGGTTGTTCAACACGTCCATCCCCCACTTGAAACCACCTTAAGCAGTGTGCCACCGGTCATCATGCTGGATGCGATTTGGATGACCCTGCTGGAGCCCACAGGGGCCACCCATACGGATCGTGCTGGACGCCAGCGCGCGACCAAAGCCAAAGAAAAAGTGTGTTTGTTAGTGGCCCTGGGTCTTTATCCCCAGACCGGGCGCTGGGGCATCCTCAGTTGGACGCTGGCCAAGAGTGAAAGTCAAGCCGAGTGGGAACGGTTACTTGTCCCCCTGGAAACACGCGGTCTGTATCGTGAACGAGGGGTAGAATTGTTCATCCATGATGGCGGGGCCGGGTTGATGGCGGCACTCGTCTTGATGTATCCCCATGTCCCTCACCAACGCTGTTTGTTTCACAAACTGCGCAATCTCCGTTCCGCTATTGAAGTCCCAGCCGACCTGACACGGGATGAGGCGCGCGCCTTCAAACAGAATTTGATGCAGCATATCCAGGTCAGTTTGCCGCCTCGTCCCCGCAAGCGATGACACGCCAACGTGATGCGTTTGTTGACCACCGGCACGCCCAACAACCCAACTTAGTCGCGACGTTGTGTCGCGATTGGGCCGCAACGGTCGCCTTCTTTCGCGTGCTGGCGCGTTTCCCTGACTGGCCCCGCCTGTTCTTGCGAACAACCAGCTTGCTTGAGCGCGTCAATCGCATGATCCGCCGCCTTTTTCGGGCCGCTGGCGCTTTTCATTCGCCGACAGGTTTGCTCGCGGCTGCTACACGCGTCCTTGAGCCGCATCGCCTGATTTGAATTTCAACCGCGAAAGATACACTACCTTTGCGGGTTGCTACGCCAAAGGCCACTCGTTACAATAATCACGCAGGCCCCCGTAGCTCAAGGGATAGAGCGACGGCCTTCGGAGCCGTGCGTTGTGGGTTCGAATCCTACCGGGGGCATTCTGTGAGCTGTTCGGCAAGCGCCCTGGTCTACAACAGCCCAGGGCGTTTCAGCACCAGTTCGTCTGTTCCGGAAGCGAAGGATACCCATGATCATTGAGACAGGTTCCAGCAAGCAGCGTGTGCTATCCGGCATTCAGCCATCCGGCAACCTGACCATTGGCAACTACCTTGGAGCGCTCAGCCAATGGGTCAAGGAGCAACACCGCTACGAAAGCTACTTCTGCGTGGTGGATATGCACGCCATCACCGTTCCCCAAGACCCCGCTACACTGCGCGAGAAAACCCGCGAAGTGGCTGCCCTGTACATTGCCTCCGGCATTGACCCGCAGGTGGCAACCATCTTCGTGCAGTCGCATGTCCCTGCCCATGCTGAACTGGCCTGGATTCTGAATTGTTTTACTCCCATTGGCTGGCTTAACCGGATGACCCAGTTCAAGGATAAGGCAGCCAAGCAACAAGCAGATACCGTCAGCGCCGGCTTGTTCAACTATCCTGTCCTGATGGCGGCTGACATCCTGCTGTACCAGGCGCATCAGGTGCCGGTGGGCGACGATCAGCGTCAGCATCTGGAACTCACACGGGATGTAGCCCAGCGTTTCAATTACCTGTACGGCGAAACCTTCGTCGTGCCAGAACCGATGATTCGTGAGACCGGTGCACGCGTGATGGGCCTTGACGATCCCACCAAAAAGATGAGCAAGAGCGAGGTCGACTCACAGTATCACGCTGTCTACCTGCTGGACGACCTTGACTGGGCCAGTAAGAAGATCATGCGCGCCAAGACGGATTCCTACACCGACATCCGCTTCACTAACGACCCGGAACGCGCCGGTGTCAACAACCTGCTTGAAATCTACGCGACAATCACCGGCCAATCCCACGATGCCATTGAAGCGCACTTCGCTGGCAAGGGCTATGGTGTTCTCAAGCGTGAAGTTGCAGAAGTGGTTGTAGAGATGCTGCGCCCCCTCCAGGCGCGCTACCGCGAGATCACCAGCGATCCCGCCTATCTAGATGGTGTGCTGGCTCAGGGGGCGGAGAGAGCCTCGACGGTGGCGGAAAGAACGCTCAAGCTGGTCAAAGAGCGTGTGGGGTTCTTGCCGCCTTATCGGCGCTCATAGTGAAAACGAGGCCTCAACTTCTCTGCGCTCACGAGCCGACTACCCGCTGCAACTACGCATCTGAGCACGATGTGCCGCGCTGAGCAGGTCGGCATGAGGAGCCTTGCTGGCAACATGGAAGATACAGCGGTGCTGTTCATCGGCCTGATAGCGGCTGTGCCCGCGTTGTACATGCTCTATGCTGGCCTGAGCCTGGCCCGCCGGCCGGACGCGCGAGCAGGAGCGCTCAGTGTGCTGGTGGCCCTGGCGAATGTGGCCATCGCTCTGTGTTCCCTGATCGTGGACACGTTCCTGCAGCGACTTGCCCCGTTTCTACCGCTGGCCGTCCTGGCCTCTGGTATAGCGTTGCTGGTATTTGGCGTGGGCTTATTCCAGTGGGTGGAGCGCAGACGTTCCGCTTTTGCACCCGACTATTCCTATGGGTTGCTGGCCGCCGGGATTGGAACCTTGCTGATCACTGCAGCGCTATTCATCCCGATCCTGCCATCCCAGCTGTCGCCCCGCAGCCAGGAATCATCGCTGGTGCTCGCGTCGGCAACCGCA
This is a stretch of genomic DNA from Anaerolineae bacterium. It encodes these proteins:
- the trpS gene encoding tryptophan--tRNA ligase, encoding MIIETGSSKQRVLSGIQPSGNLTIGNYLGALSQWVKEQHRYESYFCVVDMHAITVPQDPATLREKTREVAALYIASGIDPQVATIFVQSHVPAHAELAWILNCFTPIGWLNRMTQFKDKAAKQQADTVSAGLFNYPVLMAADILLYQAHQVPVGDDQRQHLELTRDVAQRFNYLYGETFVVPEPMIRETGARVMGLDDPTKKMSKSEVDSQYHAVYLLDDLDWASKKIMRAKTDSYTDIRFTNDPERAGVNNLLEIYATITGQSHDAIEAHFAGKGYGVLKREVAEVVVEMLRPLQARYREITSDPAYLDGVLAQGAERASTVAERTLKLVKERVGFLPPYRRS
- a CDS encoding SH3 domain-containing protein; its protein translation is MEDTAVLFIGLIAAVPALYMLYAGLSLARRPDARAGALSVLVALANVAIALCSLIVDTFLQRLAPFLPLAVLASGIALLVFGVGLFQWVERRRSAFAPDYSYGLLAAGIGTLLITAALFIPILPSQLSPRSQESSLVLASATATTKMLATVVPSLTPAATVTATRLPTRTLPAPSPTPSPTATPTRTRYHTRTPVPTLTASVTCEALVNFNLNLRSAPSTGADILTVIPFGSRITVAGRNSDSAWWFVDYNGLWGWVSGEYITVESSCQNIPILE
- a CDS encoding LysM peptidoglycan-binding domain-containing protein; the protein is MAQGSSSQQDRQSNRGLLILALIIVLAAVCLVVYALTNNPPVLPQATPTVVSDLLGETEVPTIPPEVPTETPAEVSTEMPTQPPAETATPEPTVVEETSTPVASPTETPVPPTQTVTPAVVAMVPTATEQPPTPVEPSATPLIPSDTPVPTATSVPATNTPVPPSNTPLPPTATAVEATRTPRPTATPLPPSNTPLPPSSTPVKPSDTPELPTRTPVPPTRTPASPSATPVPPTEMVIASTNTVTPSAEPTLSTTSTPIPITSTPVPLPTSTPTLRPSDTPVPTATPTSTPTDTPTPTNTATATATATPTNTPTFTPTATATPTSTPTNTPTNTLTPSNTPTPTGPSAIPNPGRPYVVVPGDTLWDLAYKAYGRGTRWIEIWYANQDIIANPRYIFINQVFYIPIVD